Proteins from a genomic interval of Streptococcus sp. D7B5:
- the tyrS gene encoding tyrosine--tRNA ligase, whose amino-acid sequence MHIFDELKERGLIFQTTDEEALRKALEEGQVSYYTGYDPTADSLHLGHLVAILTSRRLQLAGHKPYALVGGATGLIGDPSFKDAERSLQTKDTVEGWVKSIQGQLSRFLDFENGENKAVMVNNYDWFGSISFIDFLRDVGKYFTVNYMMSKESVKKRIETGISYTEFAYQIMQGYDFYVLNQDYNVTLQIGGSDQWGNMTAGTELLRRKADKTGHVITVPLITDATGKKFGKSEGNAVWLNPEKTSPYEMYQFWMNVMDADAVRFLKIFTFLSLDEIEDIRKEFEAAPHERLAQKVLAREVVTLVHGEEAYKEALNITEQLFAGNIKNLSVKELKQGLRGVPNYQVKADENHNIVELLVSSGVVNSKRQAREDVQNGAIYVNGDRIQDLDYVLSDADKLENELTVIRRGKKKYFVLTY is encoded by the coding sequence ATGCACATTTTTGATGAGCTAAAAGAGCGTGGTTTGATTTTTCAAACGACTGATGAAGAAGCTTTGCGTAAAGCCCTAGAAGAAGGTCAAGTTTCTTATTATACTGGCTACGATCCAACTGCTGACAGCCTTCACCTCGGCCACCTTGTCGCAATCTTGACCAGTCGTCGCTTGCAGTTAGCAGGTCATAAACCATATGCGCTCGTTGGCGGTGCTACAGGTCTCATCGGAGATCCGTCCTTCAAAGATGCTGAGCGTAGTCTCCAAACAAAAGACACAGTAGAGGGCTGGGTCAAGTCTATCCAAGGGCAACTTTCTCGTTTTCTTGACTTTGAAAATGGTGAAAATAAGGCTGTCATGGTCAACAACTACGACTGGTTTGGCAGTATCAGCTTCATTGACTTCCTCCGTGACGTCGGAAAATACTTCACTGTCAACTACATGATGAGTAAGGAATCTGTGAAGAAACGGATCGAGACAGGGATTTCTTACACTGAGTTTGCCTACCAAATCATGCAAGGGTACGACTTCTATGTCCTTAACCAAGACTACAATGTTACTCTGCAAATCGGTGGTTCTGACCAGTGGGGAAATATGACAGCTGGTACCGAATTGCTTCGTCGTAAGGCTGACAAGACTGGTCACGTGATCACTGTTCCACTCATCACAGACGCAACTGGTAAGAAATTTGGTAAGTCAGAAGGAAACGCAGTTTGGCTTAACCCTGAAAAGACTTCTCCATACGAAATGTACCAATTCTGGATGAACGTGATGGATGCTGACGCTGTTCGCTTCTTGAAAATCTTTACCTTCTTGTCACTCGATGAGATTGAAGACATCCGCAAAGAGTTTGAAGCGGCTCCACACGAACGCTTGGCACAAAAGGTCCTCGCTCGTGAAGTCGTGACTCTTGTTCACGGAGAAGAAGCTTACAAAGAAGCCCTTAACATCACCGAGCAACTCTTTGCTGGAAACATCAAAAACCTTTCTGTCAAAGAACTCAAACAAGGACTTCGTGGAGTGCCAAACTACCAAGTAAAAGCAGACGAAAACCACAATATCGTGGAACTCCTCGTGTCATCTGGTGTGGTGAATTCAAAACGCCAAGCCCGTGAAGACGTCCAAAACGGAGCTATCTACGTCAACGGCGACCGTATCCAAGACCTTGACTATGTCTTGAGTGACGCAGATAAGTTAGAAAACGAACTCACTGTTATCCGCCGCGGGAAGAAGAAATACTTTGTGTTGACTTACTAA